One stretch of Callospermophilus lateralis isolate mCalLat2 chromosome 11, mCalLat2.hap1, whole genome shotgun sequence DNA includes these proteins:
- the Wbp2 gene encoding WW domain-binding protein 2 gives MALNKNHSEGGGVIVNNTESILMSYDHVELTFNDMKNVPEAFKGTKKGTVYLTPYRVIFLSKGKDAMQSFMMPFYLMKDCEIKQPVFGANYIKGMVKAEAGGGWEGSASYKLTFTAGGAIEFGQRMLQVASQASRGEAPNGAYGYPYMPSGAYVFPPPVANGMYPCPPGYPYPPPPPEFYPGAPVMDGAMGYVQPPPPPYPGPMEPPVSGPDVPSTPAAEAKAAEAAASAYYNPGNPHNVYMPTSQPPPPPYYPPEDKKTQ, from the exons ATGGCGCTCAACAAGAACCACTCGGAGGGCGGCGGAGTGATCGTCAACAACACTGAGAG CATCCTAATGTCCTATGATCATGTGGAACTTACATTTAATGACATGAAGAATGTTCCAGAGGCCTTCAAAGGGACCAAGAAGGGCACTGTTTACCTTACCCCTTACCGG GTCATCTTTCTGTCCAAGGGGAAGGATGCCATGCAGTCCTTCATGATGCCATTTTATCTCATGAAGGACTGTGAGATCAAGCAGCCTGTGTTTGGTGCAAACTACATCAAGGggatggtgaaggctgaagcaggag GTGGCTGGGAAGGCTCCGCTTCATACAAGTTGACCTTCACAGCAGGGGGTGCCATCGAGTTTGGTCAGCGCATGCTCCAGGTGGCATCTCAAG CCTCCAGAGGTGAAGCCCCCAATGGAGCCTATGGGTACCCTTACATGCCCAGCGGGGCCTATGTCTTTCCCCCGCCAGTCGCCAATGGAATGTATCCCTGCCCTCCTGGCTACCCCTATCCACCGCCCCCACCTG AGTTCTATCCAGGAGCTCCTGTAATGGATGGGGCCATGGGATATGTGCAGCCCCCACCACCACCCTATCCTGGACCCATGGAGCCTCCAGTCAGTGGCCCTGATGTCCCCTCCACTCCTGCAG CTGAGGCCAAGGCCGCAGAAGCAGCTGCCAGCGCCTATTACAACCCAGGCAACCCACACAACGTCTACATGCCCACG aGCCAGCCTCCACCACCTCCCTACTACCCTCCAGAAGATAAGAAGACCCAGTAG